A window from uncultured Desulfovibrio sp. encodes these proteins:
- a CDS encoding Mrp/NBP35 family ATP-binding protein, which yields MSSCSSCSSAASCSSKGNPGGEGCTENPMDAQDKLIADNLSRIKNKIFVMSGKGGVGKSSVTVNVAAALAHRGFKVGIMDVDIHGPSVPNLLGLPSDVSVVNDLLIPSRYNGNLSVISMDSLLQDRNTAILWRGPKKTAAIRQFLSDVAWGDLDFLFIDSPPGTGDEHMTVLKLIPDAQCVAVTTPQEISLADVRKAVNFLHHAEGKLLGVVENMSGLVCPHCHTEIDIFKKGGGKKLAEHYHTVFLGEIPLDPVTVVAADRGVPVVFLDQESAAKEAFLKVADAVAAAVEAGKAAVPPAE from the coding sequence ATGTCTTCCTGTTCATCGTGTTCCTCTGCCGCCTCCTGTTCGTCCAAGGGCAATCCCGGGGGCGAGGGCTGCACAGAAAATCCCATGGACGCCCAGGACAAGCTCATTGCCGACAATCTGAGCCGCATCAAGAACAAGATATTCGTGATGAGCGGCAAGGGCGGCGTAGGCAAGAGTTCCGTGACCGTCAATGTGGCCGCGGCCCTGGCGCATCGCGGTTTCAAGGTCGGCATCATGGATGTGGACATTCACGGCCCCAGCGTGCCCAACCTGCTGGGCTTGCCGTCTGATGTGAGTGTGGTCAATGACCTGCTCATTCCGTCGCGCTACAATGGCAATCTGTCGGTCATTTCCATGGATTCCCTGCTGCAGGACCGCAATACCGCCATTCTCTGGCGCGGCCCCAAGAAAACGGCCGCCATCCGGCAGTTCCTGTCCGATGTGGCCTGGGGAGACCTTGACTTCCTGTTCATCGACTCCCCTCCGGGAACCGGCGACGAACACATGACCGTGCTCAAGCTGATTCCTGATGCCCAGTGCGTGGCCGTGACCACGCCGCAGGAAATTTCCCTGGCCGACGTGCGCAAGGCCGTGAACTTCCTGCACCATGCCGAAGGCAAGCTGCTGGGTGTGGTGGAAAATATGAGTGGCCTTGTGTGCCCGCACTGCCATACCGAAATCGACATCTTCAAGAAGGGCGGCGGCAAGAAGCTGGCCGAGCATTACCATACCGTCTTCCTGGGCGAGATTCCGCTGGACCCGGTTACCGTGGTGGCCGCCGACAGGGGCGTGCCCGTGGTTTTCCTGGATCAGGAAAGCGCGGCCAAGGAAGCCTTCCTGAAGGTGGCCGATGCCGTGGCTGCCGCTGTGGAGGCGGGAAAGGCCGCCGTGCCGCCGGCAGAATAG